A single region of the Selenomonas sp. oral taxon 920 genome encodes:
- a CDS encoding flavodoxin: MAKVAVVYWSGTGNTQKMAEAVVEGAQGAGADVECFEVDSFSVDQIDGYDGLALGCPSMGAEELEEGSYEPFFAEAVESGKLSGKPVVLFGSWGWGAGAWMETWSERTKDAGAKLVDTFIVENEPDDEGIEGSKNLGAALVGAC; encoded by the coding sequence ATGGCAAAGGTAGCGGTTGTGTACTGGTCCGGCACGGGCAATACGCAGAAGATGGCAGAGGCTGTCGTCGAGGGGGCGCAGGGTGCGGGCGCTGACGTTGAGTGCTTCGAGGTAGACAGCTTCTCCGTGGATCAGATCGACGGCTATGACGGGCTCGCACTCGGCTGTCCCTCGATGGGCGCTGAGGAGCTGGAGGAGGGCTCGTATGAGCCGTTCTTCGCAGAGGCGGTCGAAAGCGGCAAACTCTCCGGCAAGCCGGTCGTGCTCTTCGGCTCGTGGGGCTGGGGCGCCGGCGCATGGATGGAGACGTGGTCCGAGCGTACGAAGGACGCGGGCGCAAAGCTCGTGGATACCTTCATTGTCGAGAATGAGCCGGATGATGAGGGGATCGAGGGCAGCAAGAACCTCGGTGCTGCACTCGTCGGCGCGTGCTGA
- a CDS encoding DUF3793 family protein, which translates to MRCPDFEHLLGYHAAPLLAGLTAGSLLSFQKSRFQDFDALLAAYEPCFSCKGISMFSVAEGAEYVLILFYRAELVARALESPQAQEILCEAGYRIAESMEERLEFLRLRMRVRKTLPPEIGLFLGYPPEDVRGFITRRGQDFVCSGYWKVYTNEAEARALFEQYSACTQEFCTRLEAGRPLAELVQAV; encoded by the coding sequence ATGCGTTGTCCAGATTTTGAGCATTTGCTCGGCTATCATGCTGCACCCCTGCTGGCGGGTCTGACGGCGGGAAGCCTGCTGTCGTTCCAAAAGAGCCGTTTTCAGGATTTTGATGCGCTGCTCGCGGCCTATGAACCTTGCTTTTCCTGCAAGGGGATCTCGATGTTCAGCGTAGCGGAGGGCGCGGAGTACGTTCTCATTCTCTTCTATCGGGCGGAGCTTGTCGCGCGTGCACTTGAATCGCCTCAGGCACAGGAGATCCTGTGCGAGGCAGGCTACCGCATCGCAGAGAGCATGGAGGAGCGGCTCGAGTTCCTGCGTCTGCGCATGCGCGTGCGCAAGACACTTCCGCCTGAGATCGGGCTCTTCCTCGGCTATCCGCCGGAGGATGTGCGCGGGTTCATCACACGGCGGGGACAGGACTTTGTCTGCAGCGGATACTGGAAGGTCTACACGAACGAGGCGGAGGCACGTGCTCTCTTTGAGCAGTACTCGGCCTGTACTCAGGAGTTCTGTACGCGGCTGGAGGCGGGACGCCCCCTTGCCGAGTTGGTGCAGGCAGTATAA
- a CDS encoding methionine ABC transporter ATP-binding protein, translated as MIHLKNIVKTYEGDIHALRGIDLRIERGTIYGIIGLSGAGKSTLIRCINMLERPTSGAVLIDGRDLMQMSERELREERRRIGMIFQHFNLLSSATVYDNVAFPLKLAGKSTDEIKPKVTELLALVGLGDKADAYPSQLSGGQKQRVGIARALASDPKVLLCDEATSALDPQTTKSILALIRDINRRMGLTVVVITHEMQVIKDICDRVAVIDGGVIAEEGDVVDVFTAPREPITKEFISVLLSNELPTAFRGNPITHEPSTDSYMLLRLTFLGESADNPVLADMIRRFPDIEVTMLFGTLDQMKDLPFGRMIIGMRGARAEIEAAITYLSAQHLKQEVIGYVRRNSAAPL; from the coding sequence ATGATACACCTGAAAAACATTGTAAAGACATACGAAGGGGACATCCACGCGCTGCGCGGGATCGACCTGCGCATCGAACGCGGTACGATCTACGGCATCATCGGTCTCTCTGGCGCGGGCAAGTCCACACTCATCCGCTGCATCAATATGCTTGAGCGTCCGACGAGCGGCGCGGTGCTGATTGATGGGCGCGATCTCATGCAGATGAGTGAGCGCGAGCTGCGCGAGGAACGCCGCCGCATCGGCATGATCTTTCAGCATTTCAATCTGCTGTCCTCTGCGACGGTCTATGACAACGTCGCGTTCCCCCTGAAACTCGCAGGGAAATCGACGGATGAGATCAAGCCGAAGGTCACAGAGCTGCTCGCCCTCGTTGGACTCGGCGACAAGGCGGATGCCTACCCGAGCCAACTCTCGGGCGGACAAAAGCAGCGCGTCGGCATTGCACGTGCCCTCGCGAGCGATCCGAAGGTGCTGCTCTGCGACGAGGCGACCTCCGCGCTCGACCCGCAGACGACAAAGTCCATCCTCGCACTCATCCGCGACATCAACCGCCGCATGGGGCTGACCGTCGTGGTCATCACGCATGAGATGCAGGTCATCAAGGATATCTGCGACCGCGTTGCTGTCATCGACGGCGGTGTCATTGCCGAGGAGGGCGACGTGGTGGATGTATTCACCGCACCGCGCGAGCCGATTACGAAGGAGTTCATCAGCGTGCTCCTCTCGAACGAGCTGCCGACGGCATTTCGCGGCAACCCGATCACGCACGAGCCGTCCACGGACAGCTATATGCTTCTGCGCCTCACCTTCCTTGGGGAGAGCGCGGATAATCCCGTTCTCGCGGATATGATCCGCCGCTTCCCCGATATCGAGGTCACGATGCTCTTTGGCACGCTCGATCAAATGAAAGATCTGCCGTTCGGACGCATGATCATCGGCATGCGCGGCGCGCGCGCTGAGATCGAGGCAGCGATCACATATCTTTCCGCACAGCATTTGAAACAGGAGGTGATCGGCTATGTCCGCCGAAATTCTGCCGCTCCTCTCTAA
- a CDS encoding methionine ABC transporter permease, with the protein MSAEILPLLSKALGETIYMVLVSMAISTAIGVPLGVLLHVTGKGEILDAPMVNRMVGAVVNAVRSIPFIILMVAIIPLTRLIVGSAIGTTAAMVPLVIASVPFIGRQVETSLREVPHGLIEAALAMGATPMQIITRVLLPESMPGIVSQLTTVIIALVGESAMAGAIGGGGLGDLAIRYGYQRFRPDIMIATVVILIVLVQLVQLMGNALAARLNKR; encoded by the coding sequence ATGTCCGCCGAAATTCTGCCGCTCCTCTCTAAGGCGCTGGGCGAAACGATCTACATGGTGCTCGTCAGTATGGCGATCTCAACCGCCATCGGCGTACCGCTCGGCGTACTCCTGCACGTGACGGGCAAAGGAGAAATCCTCGACGCGCCGATGGTGAACCGCATGGTCGGCGCAGTGGTCAACGCGGTGCGCTCCATCCCATTTATTATTCTGATGGTGGCGATCATCCCACTGACACGTCTCATCGTGGGTTCTGCGATCGGTACAACGGCGGCGATGGTACCGCTCGTCATTGCCTCCGTCCCCTTCATTGGACGGCAGGTGGAGACCTCGCTGCGCGAGGTACCGCACGGTCTGATCGAGGCAGCGCTCGCGATGGGCGCGACACCGATGCAGATCATCACACGCGTGCTGCTCCCTGAGTCCATGCCCGGCATTGTCAGTCAGCTCACCACCGTCATCATCGCCCTCGTTGGCGAATCGGCGATGGCAGGTGCGATCGGCGGCGGCGGTCTCGGCGACCTTGCGATCCGATACGGCTACCAGCGTTTTCGTCCCGACATCATGATCGCAACCGTCGTCATTCTCATTGTTCTCGTCCAGCTCGTGCAGCTCATGGGCAATGCCCTTGCCGCACGGCTGAATAAGAGATAA
- a CDS encoding O-antigen ligase family protein → MEQRWINPPFYDQWMYRILIGLAFASNISTGASSVLVALGILLVLVQAVRTRTFPALDTGMLKAVLIYLGIWIICGLASREPNISVAAVGSTAHRILPVFLALLCVRSKKQIGGIILAFSLSVCINNITAFAQLYTHGIMWRPSGFVHTPTFLASHLLMAIPVFCFFAQQEYMRRFQRPLLALAALSGVLLVLTQTRGAWLAAAGTLLLLFVLAPKLRRLLLIAGVIGTLLLGTVLAFSPMYASRFSSISDTKHTSNRERIYMWQAAIEIFQDYPILGVGMEEYGYYYNAIYIPDAAVERPTNPNDPKTGHTQPHNNFLQHLAEGGIFGAAAFLILHGYLLCRLWRQFRMERKKGLPSYALMGLLIFAGIHLEGLTDTNVNQVSIGREYWLLMGLILAAGKMGQQLEDKPHNAQI, encoded by the coding sequence ATGGAACAACGATGGATCAATCCCCCCTTTTATGACCAATGGATGTACCGCATCCTAATCGGTCTTGCATTCGCTTCAAACATCTCAACGGGAGCGTCGTCGGTGTTGGTTGCACTCGGCATCCTGCTCGTACTGGTTCAGGCCGTACGCACGCGGACTTTCCCCGCGCTGGATACGGGCATGCTGAAGGCTGTCCTCATCTATCTCGGCATCTGGATCATCTGCGGCCTCGCCTCACGCGAGCCGAATATATCTGTTGCGGCAGTAGGCAGCACGGCACACCGCATCCTTCCCGTATTTCTCGCACTGCTCTGCGTACGCAGCAAAAAACAGATCGGCGGCATCATCCTCGCCTTTTCTCTTTCCGTATGCATCAACAACATAACGGCATTTGCCCAACTCTATACGCACGGCATAATGTGGCGGCCGAGCGGCTTCGTGCATACCCCGACATTTCTAGCCAGTCACCTGCTGATGGCGATTCCCGTGTTCTGCTTCTTTGCACAGCAAGAATATATGCGGCGTTTTCAGCGGCCGCTGCTCGCGCTCGCCGCCCTCTCGGGCGTACTGCTCGTTCTGACGCAGACGCGCGGCGCATGGCTTGCCGCTGCAGGAACGCTGCTCCTCTTATTCGTACTCGCGCCGAAACTGCGCCGCCTGCTGCTGATCGCAGGCGTGATCGGCACTCTGCTGCTTGGTACGGTCCTCGCGTTCTCTCCCATGTATGCATCGCGGTTTTCATCCATCTCGGATACGAAGCACACCTCGAATCGGGAACGCATCTACATGTGGCAGGCAGCCATCGAGATTTTTCAGGATTACCCTATCCTCGGCGTCGGAATGGAGGAATACGGATATTATTACAACGCCATCTACATTCCGGATGCAGCAGTTGAACGACCGACCAATCCAAACGATCCGAAGACAGGACACACGCAGCCGCACAACAATTTTCTCCAGCATCTTGCCGAAGGCGGCATCTTTGGTGCAGCGGCATTCCTCATCCTGCACGGCTATCTGCTCTGTCGCCTTTGGCGCCAGTTCCGCATGGAGCGAAAGAAGGGGCTCCCATCCTATGCCCTCATGGGGCTTCTCATCTTTGCCGGTATTCATCTGGAGGGACTCACGGACACGAACGTCAACCAAGTCTCCATCGGGCGCGAATATTGGCTGCTGATGGGTCTCATACTTGCTGCCGGAAAAATGGGCCAGCAGTTGGAGGACAAGCCCCACAACGCACAGATATAA
- a CDS encoding MATE family efflux transporter, whose translation MIKSLIMNQILNKLSALKRREQIYGIRNPLTYDFLHHNLHHLHVLLFHSADQQDFTRGAILRQLLIFMLPILLSQFLQQFYTIADTALVGQVLGAQALAAVGTASLILSVLVNFFIGFSAGLSILVSHLYGEKEYARLSALVQSIFVTIVLFAVLFTAAGIVLTEQLLAALATPADLIPQASLYLRITLGGILAQLLYNTASAVLRALGNTTSTLHYLATAVLLNIALDVLLLIAVPCGIAGAAAATVTAQAAAALLALRKLLRLRGAWQFHLHRPFFQPVHLLPILGTSIPAGLQAVFMSISSLVIQAYINSFGYAAMAGMTVYARVEGFLYYPLFAFGIALTSFIGQNVGAGDLTRVRAGLRASLRLAGGGAMGMALVAGLCAPMLISLFTDDPAVAENALDAVWYTFPFYWLYGINQIYIGAIRGLGNTLYPMMTALVSYCLFRIAWCWGWDMLGLHSMHIVYSAYSASFFVMAALLHFGCRRALRSAQQISTEKGLAART comes from the coding sequence ATGATAAAATCTCTCATTATGAACCAGATTCTCAACAAACTCTCTGCGCTCAAACGCCGTGAACAGATCTACGGCATCCGCAATCCGCTCACCTACGACTTTCTCCACCACAACCTGCACCATCTGCACGTTCTTCTCTTTCACAGCGCTGATCAGCAGGACTTTACGCGTGGAGCGATCCTGCGCCAACTGCTCATCTTCATGCTGCCCATCCTGCTCTCTCAGTTCCTTCAGCAGTTCTACACGATCGCAGACACGGCTCTCGTTGGGCAGGTGCTCGGTGCACAGGCACTTGCCGCCGTCGGCACGGCGAGCCTCATCCTCTCTGTGCTGGTCAACTTCTTCATCGGATTCTCGGCGGGGCTGAGCATTCTCGTTTCGCATCTCTACGGAGAAAAGGAGTATGCCCGTCTGAGTGCGCTCGTGCAGAGCATCTTCGTCACGATTGTCCTATTCGCCGTGCTCTTCACGGCAGCAGGCATCGTGCTGACCGAGCAGCTGCTCGCGGCGCTCGCCACCCCCGCCGATCTCATCCCGCAGGCAAGCCTCTATCTGCGCATCACCCTCGGCGGAATACTCGCACAGCTTCTCTACAATACGGCAAGTGCAGTCCTGCGCGCACTCGGCAACACGACGAGTACCCTGCACTACCTCGCTACCGCCGTCCTGCTCAACATCGCGCTCGATGTCCTGCTCCTGATCGCCGTTCCCTGCGGCATTGCAGGTGCGGCTGCTGCGACCGTCACCGCACAGGCTGCGGCGGCACTGCTCGCCCTGCGAAAGCTCCTCCGTCTGCGCGGCGCGTGGCAGTTTCACCTCCATCGCCCCTTCTTTCAGCCCGTGCATCTCCTGCCCATCCTCGGCACGAGCATTCCTGCGGGACTGCAGGCAGTCTTTATGAGCATCTCCTCGCTTGTCATCCAGGCCTACATCAACTCCTTCGGCTACGCGGCGATGGCGGGCATGACCGTCTACGCGCGCGTCGAGGGCTTCCTCTACTATCCCCTCTTCGCGTTCGGCATTGCCCTCACAAGCTTCATCGGGCAGAATGTCGGTGCTGGTGACCTTACACGTGTGCGGGCGGGGCTGCGGGCGAGTCTCAGGCTTGCGGGGGGCGGTGCAATGGGGATGGCACTTGTCGCGGGACTCTGTGCCCCCATGCTCATCTCTCTCTTTACTGATGATCCCGCCGTTGCCGAAAACGCGCTCGATGCCGTCTGGTACACATTCCCCTTCTACTGGCTCTACGGCATCAATCAGATCTACATCGGCGCAATCCGCGGACTCGGCAACACACTCTATCCCATGATGACCGCACTTGTCTCCTACTGCCTCTTTCGCATCGCGTGGTGCTGGGGCTGGGACATGCTCGGCCTGCACTCCATGCACATCGTCTACAGCGCCTACAGCGCAAGCTTCTTCGTCATGGCAGCGCTGCTGCATTTCGGGTGCAGACGCGCACTGCGCAGCGCACAGCAAATTTCTACAGAAAAAGGTCTTGCCGCACGCACATAG
- a CDS encoding MetQ/NlpA family ABC transporter substrate-binding protein has protein sequence MKKLLTLVLALSTLALVGCGGGADNSSAKSEKVIKVGASPVPHAEILEVVKPELEKDGIKLEIVEFNDYVQPNLATNDKEIDANFFQHEPYLKNFVTEHPELKLANVLGVHVEPMGIYSHKIKNINEVKDGAQVSIPSDPTNGGRALLLLERAGLLKLKDGVGAAATVQDVVDNPKHLSFKEIEAPQLPRTLDDVDISVINTNWAMQADLVPTRDALFMEDKTSPYVNILVVRQGDENRPEIQALMKALHSEAVKNFINEKYKGAIIPAF, from the coding sequence ATGAAGAAACTACTCACTCTCGTCCTCGCTCTGAGCACGCTCGCCCTCGTCGGCTGCGGCGGCGGCGCGGACAACAGCAGTGCAAAGTCGGAGAAGGTCATCAAGGTCGGTGCCTCCCCCGTTCCCCACGCCGAAATCCTCGAGGTTGTGAAACCCGAGCTCGAAAAGGACGGCATAAAGCTCGAGATCGTCGAGTTCAACGACTACGTGCAGCCGAACCTCGCGACGAACGACAAGGAGATCGACGCAAACTTCTTCCAGCACGAGCCGTACCTCAAGAACTTCGTCACAGAGCATCCGGAGCTGAAGCTCGCGAACGTTCTCGGTGTCCACGTCGAGCCGATGGGCATTTACTCGCACAAGATCAAGAACATCAATGAGGTCAAGGACGGCGCACAGGTCTCGATCCCGAGCGATCCGACGAACGGCGGCCGCGCCCTGCTCCTCCTCGAGCGCGCAGGACTCCTGAAGCTGAAAGACGGTGTCGGTGCTGCCGCGACTGTACAGGATGTCGTGGACAATCCGAAGCATCTGAGCTTCAAGGAGATCGAGGCGCCGCAGCTGCCGCGCACGCTCGACGATGTGGACATCTCTGTCATCAACACGAACTGGGCGATGCAGGCGGATCTCGTCCCGACGCGCGATGCTCTCTTCATGGAGGACAAGACCTCTCCGTACGTCAACATTCTCGTCGTCCGTCAGGGCGATGAGAACCGCCCTGAGATTCAGGCGCTCATGAAGGCACTCCACTCCGAGGCGGTCAAGAACTTCATCAATGAGAAATACAAGGGCGCGATCATCCCCGCATTCTGA